In the genome of Mesorhizobium sp. NBSH29, the window GCTGGCGAAATGTTGGTTGGCGGCCTGATCGAGGCTGCCAATGACATCGCCGATTCTCAAACTGATAGCCCAGCGCGTTGCGCTGGGCTTGTTGCTCCTCCTGGCCGTCTCGGTCCTCATCTTCGCCGGCACTCAAATTCTCCCCGGCGACGTTGCGCAATCCATCCTCGGACAATCCGCAACCCCTCAGGCGCTTGCCAATCTGCGCGCTGAACTGGGCCTCAACGACCCGGCCTATATCCGCTATTTCAACTGGCTCGGCGGCATCATGACCGGCGATCTGGGCACCGCGCTCTCGAGCGGACAGGATATCGCCAGCTCGATCAGCGGACGCCTGTGGAATACACTTTTTCTGGCGTTCTGGGCTGCTGCCGTTTCCGTGCCGCTTGCCATCGGACTGGGTCTGTTGGCCGTACGCTACCGAAATGGCTGGGTCGATCGGTTGATTTCCGGGCTGGCGTTGGCCTCCACCTCGTTTCCCGAATTCTTCATCGGCTACCTGCTGGTTTATTTCTTCGCGGTGAAATGGCAGATCTTCCCCGGCATTTCGACCGTCTATGACGGCATGCCGTTCCTCGATCGCATGCAGGCTATAGCTTTGCCGGCTGCCGTACTCACCTTGGTGGTGCTTGCCCACATGATGCGCATGACCCGCGCCGCCATCCTCAACGTTATGCAATCGGCCTATATCGAAACTGCCGAGATGAAGGGGCTTTCGGCCATCGATGTCATCCGCAGACATGCCTTGCCGAACGCCATCGCGCCGATCATCAACGTCGTGATGCTCAACCTCGCCTTCCTGATTGTCGGTGTCGTCGTGGTCGAGGTGATTTTCGTCTATCCGGGCATGGGACAATATCTGGTCGACCATGTCGCCAAGCGCGACGTGCCGGTGGTGCAGGCTGTCGGTCTGATCTTCGCCGCAGTCTACATCTTTCTCAACATCATTGCGGACATCGGCGCCATTCTCGCCAATCCGCGCCTCCGGCATCCGAAATAGGGGGCGTGACAATGCTTGACCTGAAACGCATTCCTTTGCCGGCACTGATCGGCCTGATTTTGACAGGGCTGTTCCTCTTCGCAGCCATCTTTGCTCCGTTGATTGCACCCTTCAGCAACAGCCAGATAGTGGGTGATGTCTGGGGCCCGATGTCGGATGAGCATTTGCTTGGCACTGACAACCTTGGTCGCGATCTTCTCTCGCGCATGATTTACGGCGCCCGCACCACCATCTTCATCGCCGTGCTGGCCACCGCACTTTCCTTTTCGCTTGGGGCGATCCTGGGTTTTGCTGCAGCGGTAGTAGGAGGCTGGTTCGACACGCTGATGTCGCGCTTTGTCGATCTGTTGATGGCGATACCAACCCTCATCTTCGGCCTCGTCGTGCTTTCGGTGCTGCCCTCCACATTGATCACATTGATCATGGTGATGGGCATTCTGGATTCCACCCGCGTCTACCGCCTGTCGCGCGCGGTCGCAGTTGATATCAACGTCATGGATTTCGTCGAGGCAGCAAAACTGCGCGGCGAAGGCATGGTATGGATCATCTTTCGCGAAATCCTGCCTAATGCGCTGTCGCCGCTAATTTCTGAACTCGGCCTGCGCTTCATCTATGCGGTTCTGTTCCTGTCGGCGCTCTCCTTCCTCGGCCTCGGCGTGCAACCGCCTGACGCCGACTGGGGCGGCATGGTCAAGGAAAACAAGGACGGCATAGTCTTCGGCATACCTGCCGCCCTGATTCCGGCAGCGGCGATTGCAGCCCTCGCGATCTCCGTTAATCTGGTCGCCGATTGGGTGCTGAACCGAACCAGCGATCTCAAGGGAGGACGCGGCAATGGCTAGAAAACCTTTTCCGCGCAGCGAGAACCTCGACAAGCCACTGCTGGATATCCGCAATCTTCGCATTGAGGCGACGGTGTATCCACCAGGCGAGAAGCCACGCTCCATCACCATTGTAGATGATGTCTCGCTGACCCTTCATCGTGGCAAGGTACTCGGTCTGATCGGCGAGTCCGGCGCGGGCAAATCGACCATCGGCCTGTCCTCCATGGCCTATGGTCGGGGCGGCGTACGCATCACTGGCGGAGAGGTCATTTTAAATGACCGCGATATCCTTAAGACCGGCACCGGCGGATTGCGCAAGCTGCGCGGCCGTGAGGTCTGCTACGTGGCGCAATCCGCAGCTGCCGCCTTCAACCCGGCGCACAAGCTGATGGATCAGGTGGTAGAAGCCACCATTGAGCACGGCACCGCCAAACGCGCCGAGGCCGAGAAGCGCGCGGTGGGCCTGTTCAGGAAACTCGGGCTTCCCGATCCCGAAACCATCGGTGAACGCTACCCGCACCAGGTTTCCGGAGGCCAGTTGCAACGCGTGATGACAGCCATGGCGTTGTGCTCCGAGCCGGATCTGATTGTCTTCGACGAGCCCACGACTGCGCTAGACGTAACCACGCAGATCGACGTTCTTTCAGCCATCAAGGACGCCATTCGCGACACCGGCGTTGGCGCCCTTTACATCACCCACGACCTCGCTGTCGTGGCACAGGTGGCAGACGAAATCATGGTGCTCCGCAACGGCAAGCTGGTGGAATGGGGCGACACCGAGCAGATCATCCAGGAGCCGCGTCAGGCTTATACCAACGCCCTCGTTTCGGTGCACCACATCACCCATGACGAGAAAAAGCAGCAAGGTGCCAAGCCTATCCTATCGGTGAAAAACGTCACCGCTGCTTACGGCGACGGCTTGGTAAAAGTGCTGAAAAATGTCTCGGTCGACCTTTATGCCGGCCAGACGCTCGCCGTCGTTGGGGAATCCGGCTCGGGAAAATCGACGCTCGCACGCGCCATCACCGGGCTTTTGCCGCCTGAGCAGGGCACCATCGCCTTTCAGGGAAGGCCGCTACCCGGACGTCTTTCGGCGCGCAGCAAGGACGAATTGCGCGAACTGCAGATGATTTACCAGATGGCAGACGTGGCAATGAACCCGCGCCAAACTGTCGGCACCATCATCGGCAGGCCGCTGGAATTCTACTTCGGCATGCGTGGCAGCGAACGCGATGCCCGCGTGGCCGAGTTGCTCGACAAGATCGAAATGGGCACGGGCTTTTCCGACCGCTATCCGGCTGAACTCTCTGGCGGCCAGAAACAGCGTGTGTGCATTGCCCGCGCTCTCGCCGCCAAGCCTAGCCTGATCATCTGCGACGAGGTCACATCGGCACTGGATCCACTGGTGGCGAACGGGATCTTGAAACTTTTGCTCGAGTTGCAGGCGGAGGAAGACGTCGCCTATCTGTTCATCACCCACGATCTGGCGACAGTGAAGTCTATCGCTGATTCCATCGCTGTCATGTATCGCGGCGAGGTGGTGCGCTACGGAGCCAAGAGCGAGGTCCTGACCCCGCCCTTCGACGCCTATACCGAGCTACTCCTGTCATCGGTTCCGGAAATGGAAATCGGCTGGCTGGAAAAGGCGATCGGCACCCGCCGCATGGAAAGTGCAGGAAACTAGTCGCATGACACTCAATGCAAAGCTCCTTGTCATTGTGCTTGACGGCCTGCCCTGGCGCAATTGGGGCAAGTTCATGGGCAATCTGGAAGGCTGGGTGCAATCCGGCGAAGCGCAGAAGTGGAAAATGCGCTCGGTGCTGCCCTCGACATCGGGATGTTGCTACGCCTCGATCCATACAGGGGTGCCGCCGCAGGTGCATGGCATTCTCTCCAACGATGTGCGCTTTCGGGTATCCCAGCCGGATGTATTTTCTGAGGTGACGAAGGCCAGCGGAGTGACCGGCGCTGTTACGCATTCCTACTGGTCGGAATTCTTCAACCGCGCGCCCTTCGATTTCATCCGCGATATCGAATATGACGAGCCGGGTGGCCCGATAACCCACGGCCGTTTCCACACCATGACGGGCTATAATTTGATCAACCAGACGACGCCGAGCGACGCCGATCTGTTTGCCACACTGACCATGCTGACGGAGCGCTTCGCGCTCGACTATGGCATCCTGCATACCTGCACGCTTGATTCCATGGGACACCGCTTCGGCCATGACTGCGGTGAGATGGATCACGCGCTGTTCGTCATGGACGCCCAGCTTGCCGCCTTCCTGCCACGCTGGCGCGAAGCCGGCTATGAAGTCATCGTCACTGCCGATCACGGCCAGACCGATCGCGGCCATCATGGCGGCCATGACGACGAAATGCAGGACTTTGCCCTCTATTATTTCGGCTCTGCCAAAGGCCCGCGCGCCGACACTCTGCTGGACCAGTTACAGTTGGCACCGACTATCCTGAAACGGTTGGGTTTGGACGCGCCGGCGACGATGAAGGCGAAACCGTTTCTGGGTTGAAGACTAGAGAACCCAGTTCCCACGCCCGAGCGCTGATACTGCATCAACGATCCGGCTAAAGCTGGTAGCTGCGCGACCGACGCTGTGGCGGCCGCGCAGATAGCCGTGAACTAGCCCAGGTTCTTCGAACCACCACGCTTTGCCCCCCGCCGAATGGATGCGCGATGCATAGGCTTCGCCATCAGAAGACAACGGATCGCACTCGGCAGTGATGATGACGGTCGGCGGCAGGTTCGAAAAATCAGCATCAGCAAGCGGCGCACTGGTGATATCGCCGGTCACCTCACGCCCGCCGCTGCGGATAGTCCTGTACATGTCGATGTCCTTCGCGGTGAGCATCGGCGCGTGTGCGTGCGTCAGATAGGAACCACCCGTCTGGTCGCCGCCCAGGCCCGGATAGATAAGCATCTGCCCGGCCGGGCGTCGCTGATGCCGACGCGTGGCATGGCTCACGGCCGCTGCAAGATTGCCACCGGCTGAATCCCCGCACAGAACAACTGGCAGCGGCGAGCGCGAACACGCCCACTCGAACGCCGCCAGCGCATCGTCGAATGCAGCTGGATGCACATGCTCCGGCGCCAGCCGATAGTCGACAGAGGTGACGTCGAAGCCGGTACGCTGGCAAAGCTCCGCGCAGATATCGTCATGGCTGTCGAGCCCCCCGAGGACAAAGCCGCCGCCATGAAAGTAGACGACCTGCGCCTGTGCCGTGCCGCTCTGCGACCGGTAGAGCCGCACCGGAATAACATGATCTGTCTGCGGCACAATGCTGTCTTCCACCACCACACCATCCGGATAGCCGGCAAAGAAAGCCCGGCACATGCGGTCATAGATGACGCGGTTCTCAACGATGCTCAGCTCCGATGCATCGGGTGGATAAAAACCGTTGGTTTTGTCGATGAAGGCCCAGGTCTCGGCGTCGATGAGCTTCGTATAATCGGCCAAACTCATTTGCCCTTCCACACAGGCTCGCGCTTTTCAGAAAAGGCGCGGAACCCTTCCATATTGTCTTCCGAACCATAAAGTTCGTCGACGGTGCGGAGTTTGCGTTTGGTGATCCAGTTCATCGCGTCCTGGAATTCCATCGCCTCGGCGCGTCGCGCCACCTCCTTTATAGCAGCGAAGACCAACGGCGGTCCGCCAGCCAACAGCCGCGCAACCTCCCAGACGCGCGCTTCGAGCGCGTCTGCCGGCAAAACTTCGTTGACCAGACCCCAACGATGCGCTTCCGCCACGTCCATCCAGCGCCCGGTAAACAAAAGGTCCATGGCAACATGATAGGGAATGCGCTTGGGCAGCTTGATGGTTGCGGCGTCCGCCAGCGTGCCGGCCTTGATCTCCGGCAGTGCGAAACTGGAATGGTCGGAGGCAAAAATCAAATCGCAGGAGAGCGCCAGCTCGAAGCCGCCGCCCACCGCCATGCCGTTCACGCAGGCAATCACCGGTTTGTTGAGGTCGCGCAGTTCCTGCAGGCCG includes:
- a CDS encoding ABC transporter ATP-binding protein, encoding MARKPFPRSENLDKPLLDIRNLRIEATVYPPGEKPRSITIVDDVSLTLHRGKVLGLIGESGAGKSTIGLSSMAYGRGGVRITGGEVILNDRDILKTGTGGLRKLRGREVCYVAQSAAAAFNPAHKLMDQVVEATIEHGTAKRAEAEKRAVGLFRKLGLPDPETIGERYPHQVSGGQLQRVMTAMALCSEPDLIVFDEPTTALDVTTQIDVLSAIKDAIRDTGVGALYITHDLAVVAQVADEIMVLRNGKLVEWGDTEQIIQEPRQAYTNALVSVHHITHDEKKQQGAKPILSVKNVTAAYGDGLVKVLKNVSVDLYAGQTLAVVGESGSGKSTLARAITGLLPPEQGTIAFQGRPLPGRLSARSKDELRELQMIYQMADVAMNPRQTVGTIIGRPLEFYFGMRGSERDARVAELLDKIEMGTGFSDRYPAELSGGQKQRVCIARALAAKPSLIICDEVTSALDPLVANGILKLLLELQAEEDVAYLFITHDLATVKSIADSIAVMYRGEVVRYGAKSEVLTPPFDAYTELLLSSVPEMEIGWLEKAIGTRRMESAGN
- a CDS encoding alkaline phosphatase family protein, producing MTLNAKLLVIVLDGLPWRNWGKFMGNLEGWVQSGEAQKWKMRSVLPSTSGCCYASIHTGVPPQVHGILSNDVRFRVSQPDVFSEVTKASGVTGAVTHSYWSEFFNRAPFDFIRDIEYDEPGGPITHGRFHTMTGYNLINQTTPSDADLFATLTMLTERFALDYGILHTCTLDSMGHRFGHDCGEMDHALFVMDAQLAAFLPRWREAGYEVIVTADHGQTDRGHHGGHDDEMQDFALYYFGSAKGPRADTLLDQLQLAPTILKRLGLDAPATMKAKPFLG
- a CDS encoding carnitinyl-CoA dehydratase produces the protein MTDVIKTRREGAILEVTLDRPKANAIDLKTSRLLGETFQAFRDDPDLRVAIVKTAGDKFFSAGWDLKAAASGDAVDGDYGVGGFAGLQELRDLNKPVIACVNGMAVGGGFELALSCDLIFASDHSSFALPEIKAGTLADAATIKLPKRIPYHVAMDLLFTGRWMDVAEAHRWGLVNEVLPADALEARVWEVARLLAGGPPLVFAAIKEVARRAEAMEFQDAMNWITKRKLRTVDELYGSEDNMEGFRAFSEKREPVWKGK
- a CDS encoding alpha/beta hydrolase; this encodes MADYTKLIDAETWAFIDKTNGFYPPDASELSIVENRVIYDRMCRAFFAGYPDGVVVEDSIVPQTDHVIPVRLYRSQSGTAQAQVVYFHGGGFVLGGLDSHDDICAELCQRTGFDVTSVDYRLAPEHVHPAAFDDALAAFEWACSRSPLPVVLCGDSAGGNLAAAVSHATRRHQRRPAGQMLIYPGLGGDQTGGSYLTHAHAPMLTAKDIDMYRTIRSGGREVTGDITSAPLADADFSNLPPTVIITAECDPLSSDGEAYASRIHSAGGKAWWFEEPGLVHGYLRGRHSVGRAATSFSRIVDAVSALGRGNWVL
- a CDS encoding ABC transporter permease, with the protein product MLDLKRIPLPALIGLILTGLFLFAAIFAPLIAPFSNSQIVGDVWGPMSDEHLLGTDNLGRDLLSRMIYGARTTIFIAVLATALSFSLGAILGFAAAVVGGWFDTLMSRFVDLLMAIPTLIFGLVVLSVLPSTLITLIMVMGILDSTRVYRLSRAVAVDINVMDFVEAAKLRGEGMVWIIFREILPNALSPLISELGLRFIYAVLFLSALSFLGLGVQPPDADWGGMVKENKDGIVFGIPAALIPAAAIAALAISVNLVADWVLNRTSDLKGGRGNG
- a CDS encoding ABC transporter permease, translating into MTSPILKLIAQRVALGLLLLLAVSVLIFAGTQILPGDVAQSILGQSATPQALANLRAELGLNDPAYIRYFNWLGGIMTGDLGTALSSGQDIASSISGRLWNTLFLAFWAAAVSVPLAIGLGLLAVRYRNGWVDRLISGLALASTSFPEFFIGYLLVYFFAVKWQIFPGISTVYDGMPFLDRMQAIALPAAVLTLVVLAHMMRMTRAAILNVMQSAYIETAEMKGLSAIDVIRRHALPNAIAPIINVVMLNLAFLIVGVVVVEVIFVYPGMGQYLVDHVAKRDVPVVQAVGLIFAAVYIFLNIIADIGAILANPRLRHPK